The nucleotide window CTAAAAATCATTTTAAAATCCTGTGATAATGAATCTAGAGTCAAACCTAGCTTTTTTTGTTCCCCTTTGCGCTCCTTGCTCAAAAGATCTCTTTGGGCATCCAATTAAATTAAATTAGTTCATTAGCGATCTTACCCCTTGAACAATGGGAACAAATTTGATTTGTAACACTCATGGTTTTTGTTGGGGGTAGATAGGTTTTGTCAACAAGGCTTCTACCCTAAAACCTTATTAGAAGTTCCCTATTTTCTAAACGAGGAGCCATACCTGCTCAATAATCAAGTTTTTCTAGGTGTTTTTTCTATGTCAAATCTTCAACAGCCGATTTTGATCATTACCGGAATGCATCGTTCAGGAACTTCCTTGACAGCCTCTCTATTGCAAAGTGCAGGATTAGATATTGGGAACATTTTACCTGAAGCTGCTTTAGGAAATATCAAAGGGCATTTTGAAAGCCAAGCTTTTTTAAATTTTCATCAAAGTGTTCTTGGAAGTGTCGGTATAAGTCCCGACGGTTGGACAATTCAAAAGACTATTTATCCTCCTGAATATTACGTAGAAAAAGCCAAGCAATTAATTGAAACTCAAGCTTCACCAACAAATCCTTGGGGCTGGAAAGATCCTAGAACCACTCTGTTTATCAACTTTTGGTCTGAGCTTTTGCCATCGGCCAAGTTTTTATTTCTGTATCGTTCACCTTGGGAAGTTGTTGATTCTTTATATCGAAGAGGTTCAGATAACGATAAAATTTTTCATCATAATCCAGAGTTGGCACTTAAAGTCTGGATGAACTATAATGAGGAAATTTTAGATTTTTATCAAAAAAATAGCCAAAAAAGTTTATTAATTCATATTAATAAAGTTACTGAAAATCCCGAAAAATTTATCGCTCATTTGGTCAGTCAATTGGAAATTCCTCTCAATAATCCAGATAGTAGTATATATGAAAGTTCATTATTAAAGAGACAAACAGCGATTTCTCAACGCCCAATTTTAATTAAACACTTTTTTCCGGAAGCCTTTGACTTATACTGCAAATTAAATTTTGTCTCTGAATTTCAAGACGATATTATTGATGAGTTAGAGTCAACAAATTTATCAACAGCTTGGATTTTACAAGATTGGCTAGATTCAAAACTCTTAACTCGTAACTTAAAAAGTGCTAAAACGGAATTAGAAACCTATCAAAACGAGTTACAGCACGTTCATAATGAGTTATACCTGGCTCATAAGGAGTTACAACAGGCTCATGAAGAATTAGAGAAAACTCATAAAGAGCTATACCACACCCATAAGGAGTTAGACAATGCTCATAAGGAGTTAGAAAATACTCAAAATCAGTGGCGGCAAACTCAATCTCAACTAGAAATTTCTCAGAACCATCTACGACAGACTCAAGGGGAACTAGAAACCTCTCAAGGGCAGTTGCGTCAGACTCAAGAGGAACTAGAAATCTCTCAAGGGCAGTTGCGTCAGACTCAAGGGGAACTAGAAACCTCTCAAGGGCAGTTGCGTCAGACTCAAGGGCAATTGAGGCAGACTCAAGGACAATTAGAATCTTCTCAGATACAACTAAAAGAAGCTTACGAACAATGGGAACAAACCCAGAATCAGTTAGAGCAAGCTTTGGAAAAATGGGAAAAAGCTCAGATGATCATTCAAGCTATGGAAAGTAGTAAATTTTGGAAAATGCGACGACTTTGGTTTAAAATAAAACCATTTTCCCCGAC belongs to Gloeothece citriformis PCC 7424 and includes:
- a CDS encoding sulfotransferase family protein, with the translated sequence MSNLQQPILIITGMHRSGTSLTASLLQSAGLDIGNILPEAALGNIKGHFESQAFLNFHQSVLGSVGISPDGWTIQKTIYPPEYYVEKAKQLIETQASPTNPWGWKDPRTTLFINFWSELLPSAKFLFLYRSPWEVVDSLYRRGSDNDKIFHHNPELALKVWMNYNEEILDFYQKNSQKSLLIHINKVTENPEKFIAHLVSQLEIPLNNPDSSIYESSLLKRQTAISQRPILIKHFFPEAFDLYCKLNFVSEFQDDIIDELESTNLSTAWILQDWLDSKLLTRNLKSAKTELETYQNELQHVHNELYLAHKELQQAHEELEKTHKELYHTHKELDNAHKELENTQNQWRQTQSQLEISQNHLRQTQGELETSQGQLRQTQEELEISQGQLRQTQGELETSQGQLRQTQGQLRQTQGQLESSQIQLKEAYEQWEQTQNQLEQALEKWEKAQMIIQAMESSKFWKMRRLWFKIKPFSPTKA